A stretch of Imperialibacter roseus DNA encodes these proteins:
- a CDS encoding helix-turn-helix transcriptional regulator produces MKFFADNLKFLRKKAGLSQEQLGERIALNRGNIASYEKGTAEPRLENVLKIVKLFNIELSDLLEKDLSNSAAIQEELEKMGLPNEAAPIPADEATAHLKAELIDNRARLERFMSQSDDMQKILEGFRQFHKFKMSKSSDISRDVKNIADDYENLLEVMDALLLSHKELIKFLDESK; encoded by the coding sequence ATGAAGTTTTTCGCTGATAACCTGAAATTTTTACGAAAGAAAGCTGGTCTGAGCCAGGAGCAGCTCGGCGAAAGGATTGCCCTCAACAGGGGGAATATTGCCAGTTACGAGAAAGGAACAGCAGAGCCCCGACTTGAGAACGTCCTCAAAATTGTAAAATTATTTAACATTGAGTTGTCCGATCTCCTGGAAAAAGACCTGTCGAACTCAGCGGCGATACAGGAGGAACTAGAAAAAATGGGCCTGCCCAACGAAGCCGCACCCATTCCGGCCGACGAAGCAACCGCTCACCTGAAAGCAGAACTCATCGACAACAGGGCAAGGCTGGAGCGTTTCATGAGTCAATCGGATGACATGCAGAAAATACTTGAGGGATTCAGGCAGTTTCACAAGTTCAAAATGTCGAAATCAAGCGACATCTCCCGTGACGTTAAAAATATTGCCGACGACTACGAAAACTTGCTGGAGGTGATGGACGCCCTGCTGCTATCACATAAAGAGCTTATCAAATTCCTTGACGAATCAAAATAA
- a CDS encoding Dps family protein: MITAEKTRNTNSKKKDFKKLGFSALDTIEITQGLNQLLANYSVHYQKLRNFHWNVKGNDFFRLHEKFEELYDEARGHIDDIAERIRVFGQTPMSTMGEYIENAEIKEIRKELLAREMVVEVLLDIRILLSDMHSVVHTAQESDDTGTEDMLTSYIQGLEKHHWMLSAWLNEKWEVK, from the coding sequence ATGATTACCGCAGAGAAAACCAGGAATACTAATTCGAAAAAGAAAGACTTTAAGAAGCTAGGGTTTTCTGCCCTAGACACCATAGAGATCACCCAAGGTCTAAACCAGCTATTGGCCAATTACTCAGTGCATTACCAGAAGCTCAGGAACTTTCATTGGAATGTAAAAGGTAACGATTTTTTCAGGTTGCATGAGAAGTTTGAAGAGTTGTACGATGAGGCCAGAGGGCACATTGACGACATCGCCGAGCGGATACGGGTTTTTGGCCAAACGCCCATGAGTACGATGGGTGAATACATTGAAAACGCCGAAATCAAAGAGATTAGAAAGGAGCTTCTTGCCAGGGAAATGGTAGTGGAGGTTTTGCTCGACATCAGAATCCTTCTTTCCGACATGCACAGTGTGGTGCACACCGCTCAGGAAAGTGATGATACCGGAACGGAAGACATGCTCACTAGCTATATTCAGGGACTGGAAAAACATCACTGGATGCTTAGTGCATGGTTAAACGAAAAATGGGAGGTTAAATGA